In the Gymnodinialimonas sp. 202GB13-11 genome, one interval contains:
- the speB gene encoding agmatinase, whose translation MTDPFFQPPSGTDLPRYAGVPSFMRLPYLTPDDPRRAEVDIGFFGMPWDGATSNRPGARHGPRALRDASTMIREMNRHTGQEPFKAARVADLGDIAMSPVDQDEALRDAQAFIADVLGQGIRPFMVGGDHLCTLTVLRELRKARGEAFGLVLLDSHTDLYPAYFGGETLTHGNPFRQGIEEGCLDPERVVMIGMRGTSYNNSDFQYGWDKAVRIIPIEECMDRGWPSTMQVAREVVGDGPTYLSFDIDFIDPAFAPGTGTPEVGGPTSFEAIQCVRALRGLDVIGADLVEVSPPFDTGGITAWLGASVMFELLCAMQA comes from the coding sequence ATGACCGATCCCTTCTTCCAACCACCTTCTGGCACTGATTTGCCGCGTTATGCAGGCGTGCCAAGCTTCATGCGCTTGCCCTATTTGACACCCGATGATCCCAGACGAGCGGAGGTTGATATTGGGTTTTTCGGGATGCCGTGGGACGGGGCCACGTCGAACCGGCCGGGGGCACGGCACGGGCCGAGGGCGTTGCGCGATGCGTCAACGATGATCCGGGAGATGAACCGTCATACGGGGCAGGAGCCGTTTAAGGCCGCACGGGTCGCCGACTTGGGTGACATTGCCATGAGCCCCGTGGATCAGGATGAGGCCTTGAGGGACGCGCAGGCCTTTATCGCAGACGTGCTGGGGCAAGGGATCCGGCCCTTCATGGTGGGGGGCGATCACCTGTGTACGCTGACGGTCTTGCGCGAACTGCGTAAGGCACGCGGCGAGGCGTTTGGGCTGGTTCTGCTCGACAGCCACACCGATTTGTACCCGGCCTATTTCGGGGGCGAGACACTGACCCATGGCAATCCGTTCCGGCAGGGGATCGAGGAAGGCTGCCTTGATCCCGAGCGTGTCGTGATGATCGGAATGCGCGGAACCTCTTATAATAACTCGGATTTCCAGTACGGCTGGGACAAGGCCGTGCGGATCATTCCGATTGAGGAATGTATGGATCGGGGCTGGCCGTCGACCATGCAAGTGGCGCGCGAGGTTGTGGGCGATGGGCCGACCTATTTGAGCTTTGATATCGACTTCATCGACCCGGCCTTTGCGCCCGGGACCGGCACGCCGGAAGTGGGTGGGCCAACGAGTTTCGAGGCGATCCAATGCGTGCGCGCCTTACGAGGCCTCGATGTGATCGGGGCCGATCTTGTGGAGGTCTCTCCACCCTTTGACACGGGCGGGATCACCGCTTGGCTGGGCGCGTCGGTGATGTTCGAATTGCTCTGTGCGATGCAGGCGTGA
- a CDS encoding HNH endonuclease: MDGDFRTNFVREPGALRHNPALVLNADYRPLSYYPLSLWPWQEAVKAVWLERVQIVAEYEDYVHSPSTAIKIPSVVVLKDYVKPQKRVAFTRFNLFLRDEFSCQYCGAKGDLTFDHVVPRAKGGVTSWENVVAACSKCNLRKGSRSLKHSGLSLRQPPRQPGAEELRNRGRKFPPNYLHESWMDFLYWDSELDA, translated from the coding sequence ATCGACGGCGACTTTCGGACCAATTTCGTGCGCGAACCGGGCGCGTTGCGCCATAACCCCGCGCTGGTCCTGAATGCGGACTACCGCCCGCTTAGCTATTACCCGCTATCGCTCTGGCCCTGGCAGGAAGCCGTGAAGGCCGTCTGGCTGGAGCGCGTTCAGATCGTGGCGGAGTATGAGGATTACGTTCACTCGCCCTCAACCGCGATCAAGATCCCGTCTGTTGTGGTGCTCAAGGACTATGTGAAGCCGCAAAAGCGGGTGGCCTTTACCCGGTTCAACCTGTTCCTACGGGATGAGTTCAGCTGCCAGTATTGCGGCGCGAAGGGGGATCTGACGTTTGACCATGTCGTGCCACGCGCGAAGGGTGGGGTGACGAGTTGGGAGAACGTGGTCGCGGCCTGTTCGAAGTGCAATTTGCGCAAAGGCTCGCGCAGTCTGAAGCATTCGGGCCTGTCGCTGCGCCAACCGCCGCGACAGCCGGGCGCGGAGGAGTTGCGCAACAGGGGCCGGAAGTTCCCGCCCAATTACCTCCATGAAAGCTGGATGGATTTCCTCTACTGGGACAGCGAGCTGGATGCATAG
- a CDS encoding alpha/beta hydrolase — protein sequence MVRTLDYKTKGSHSGDTKSLVIFLHGYGADGGDLLGLADPLAEHLPDTVFAAPDAPERSVMNPMGFQWFPIPWIDGSSEEVAAEGMERAVHDLNGFLDHVMAENGVTAAETALVGFSQGTMMSLHVAPRRDEAFAGVVGFSGRLLEPESLVDEVVVRPPVLLIHGDADDVVPPQSLPEAAEGLQNAGWEEVYAHIMKGTAHGIAPDGLSVALAFLRDKLPG from the coding sequence ATGGTGCGGACGCTGGACTACAAAACCAAGGGCTCACATTCGGGCGATACAAAAAGCCTCGTGATCTTCCTGCATGGCTACGGTGCGGATGGTGGAGACCTGCTGGGGCTGGCTGATCCCTTGGCCGAGCATCTGCCGGATACGGTCTTTGCGGCCCCCGACGCGCCGGAACGTTCGGTGATGAATCCAATGGGATTTCAATGGTTTCCAATCCCCTGGATCGACGGATCGTCTGAGGAGGTCGCCGCCGAGGGCATGGAACGCGCCGTGCACGACCTCAACGGGTTTCTCGACCATGTCATGGCGGAGAATGGCGTGACGGCCGCTGAGACAGCCCTCGTGGGCTTCAGCCAAGGCACGATGATGAGCCTTCACGTCGCCCCGCGCCGGGATGAGGCCTTTGCAGGCGTTGTCGGTTTCTCGGGCCGTCTGTTGGAGCCTGAAAGCCTTGTCGATGAGGTTGTCGTGCGCCCGCCGGTGCTGCTGATCCATGGTGACGCGGATGACGTGGTGCCGCCGCAATCGCTGCCCGAAGCGGCGGAAGGGCTGCAGAACGCAGGCTGGGAAGAGGTTTACGCCCATATCATGAAGGGCACGGCTCACGGCATTGCGCCCGATGGGCTAAGCGTGGCGTTGGCGTTCCTGAGGGACAAGCTGCCGGGCTGA
- a CDS encoding DNA-3-methyladenine glycosylase, whose translation MEDRESSVPDRIVTEADVALGRAHLLRLEPRFSRIPGPLPLRRRADGFAALLQAIVGQQVSTASAAAIWARLQEAKLCEESAVAASSEEDLRACGLSRPKVRYAHALARARIDYVALREVETEAVVETLTAITGIGRWTAEIYAKFALGHTDVFAAGDLALQEGAKLLFDLPARPNEREMHDMAGAWSPVRAIAARALWAYYREKTKREGAL comes from the coding sequence GTGGAAGACAGGGAATCGTCCGTGCCAGACCGGATCGTGACCGAGGCCGATGTCGCTTTGGGGCGCGCGCATTTGCTGCGGCTGGAACCCAGATTTTCCCGCATTCCCGGGCCTTTACCGTTGCGAAGGCGGGCGGATGGCTTCGCCGCTTTGTTGCAGGCCATCGTTGGCCAGCAGGTCTCCACCGCCTCTGCCGCCGCGATCTGGGCGCGTCTGCAAGAGGCCAAACTCTGCGAGGAGTCGGCAGTCGCCGCATCCAGTGAGGAGGATTTGCGCGCCTGCGGCTTGTCTCGCCCGAAAGTACGCTACGCCCATGCCCTCGCGCGCGCACGGATTGACTATGTAGCGTTGCGCGAAGTGGAAACGGAGGCTGTCGTTGAAACGCTAACCGCAATCACCGGGATCGGGCGTTGGACAGCGGAGATTTACGCAAAGTTTGCGCTTGGCCACACGGATGTCTTCGCCGCAGGTGATCTTGCCCTTCAAGAAGGCGCGAAGCTGCTGTTTGACCTGCCCGCGCGCCCGAATGAACGCGAAATGCACGATATGGCCGGGGCTTGGAGCCCCGTCCGGGCCATTGCCGCCCGCGCGCTCTGGGCCTACTACCGGGAAAAGACCAAACGCGAAGGGGCGCTTTGA
- a CDS encoding MFS transporter: MVESTQSLPTSDDSRAKRNVVVLVLAQALLGAQMPMIFVVGGLAGLMISPNPALATIPISLIVFGSMTTAPWLSALMQRYGRTVGFYIGAAGGATGAAVSALGLWIDSFPIFLVGSYLTGIYMSAQGFYRFAATDTASDSFRPKAISYVMAGGLLSAFVGPQLVKATSEATVIPFLGTYAAVIVINVVGAALFAFLDLPKPEPVAADAPRGRSRLELLKDPKIVVAMICGAVSYSLMNLMMTSTPLAVVGCGFTTGNAADVVSAHVIAMFAPSFFTGHLIARFGTTKIVATGLVLLAAAGVVAMTGVELFQFFAALILLGLGWNFGFIGATAMLTQAHKPEERGAVQGMNDFVVFGCVTIASLSSGVLMHSGGEDVVAGWTSVNLAMAPFLVLAGAALIYLAMKPAARTV, translated from the coding sequence ATGGTCGAAAGCACGCAATCCCTTCCCACATCAGACGACAGCCGCGCCAAGCGGAATGTTGTGGTTCTGGTGCTCGCGCAGGCTCTTTTGGGCGCGCAGATGCCGATGATTTTTGTCGTTGGCGGGTTGGCGGGTTTGATGATTTCGCCGAACCCAGCCTTGGCGACGATCCCGATTTCGCTGATCGTTTTCGGCTCCATGACGACTGCACCCTGGCTATCGGCGCTGATGCAGCGTTACGGGCGTACCGTTGGCTTCTACATCGGAGCAGCTGGCGGGGCGACCGGGGCGGCGGTATCTGCTTTAGGGCTTTGGATCGACAGCTTTCCGATATTCCTCGTTGGGTCGTACCTAACCGGTATCTACATGAGCGCGCAGGGCTTTTATCGCTTTGCGGCCACCGATACGGCGTCTGACAGCTTCCGGCCCAAGGCGATTTCCTACGTCATGGCAGGCGGATTGTTGTCCGCCTTTGTCGGCCCGCAACTGGTAAAGGCCACGTCAGAGGCGACCGTGATCCCGTTCCTTGGCACGTATGCTGCCGTGATTGTCATCAACGTGGTCGGCGCGGCCCTTTTTGCATTCCTTGACCTGCCCAAGCCTGAACCCGTCGCCGCAGACGCGCCGCGCGGGCGGAGCCGGTTGGAATTGCTGAAAGATCCAAAGATCGTCGTAGCGATGATCTGCGGGGCGGTCAGCTATTCGCTGATGAACCTGATGATGACGTCGACACCTCTGGCCGTTGTCGGGTGCGGGTTCACAACAGGCAACGCAGCGGACGTCGTTTCCGCCCATGTGATCGCAATGTTCGCGCCGTCCTTCTTCACGGGCCATCTGATTGCACGGTTCGGCACCACCAAGATCGTCGCAACCGGCCTCGTCCTACTTGCCGCTGCCGGTGTCGTGGCGATGACAGGCGTTGAGTTATTTCAGTTTTTCGCAGCCCTCATCTTGTTGGGATTGGGATGGAATTTCGGCTTCATCGGTGCCACGGCCATGCTGACGCAAGCCCACAAGCCTGAAGAACGCGGCGCGGTTCAGGGGATGAACGACTTTGTAGTGTTCGGCTGTGTGACCATCGCCTCGCTCAGTTCTGGAGTGCTGATGCATTCGGGTGGTGAAGACGTTGTGGCCGGCTGGACCAGCGTCAATCTGGCAATGGCCCCGTTCCTGGTGCTCGCGGGTGCGGCCCTGATTTATCTGGCGATG